A genomic region of Bernardetia sp. ABR2-2B contains the following coding sequences:
- a CDS encoding tetratricopeptide repeat protein, translating to MNKTIYFTLILLGSVFSFSTFTNFTYAQHEGLDWFANGERHKQQARYDLALQEYDKAVQREPRNHLYIYSKAQCEYQLKKPKEAAQSLSYVIRLNSNYSPAYALLAKIYADQNDNAKAAQLYDIAARYEKEKEKKQFYRFFVIKENLAKKNWATAYEKIKVTKTEFPENLELYYLESQVANNLGQYRESIKSIETIESKIATMHPSENARYYYQKGYAYYHLDNFEEAFKTWSKAKYGNFKNKIEEFSPARYAYLAEAYVEVRQFNEAQAYAQQALKIDPNNASAYFTLANLQDSKATANVDKTLELYYNAAKFEKDLKRSTQIYEQIARLELSKDNYDNALKASQNGLTFNSANKNLLYLNGLTLFHLHKHQEAAEALQKALAQMRDPIEHSRCMFLLGLVYRNGNKLDIALRAFANVKAQPFKIAATNEVKLIQQATEGEEEL from the coding sequence ATGAATAAGACGATTTACTTTACACTAATTCTATTGGGTAGCGTCTTTAGTTTTTCAACTTTTACTAATTTCACTTATGCCCAACACGAAGGTTTAGATTGGTTTGCTAATGGCGAACGTCATAAACAACAAGCTCGTTATGATTTGGCTCTACAAGAGTATGATAAAGCTGTTCAGCGAGAACCACGCAACCATCTCTATATTTATTCGAAGGCGCAATGCGAGTATCAACTCAAAAAGCCAAAAGAAGCAGCACAATCATTGAGTTATGTCATTCGTTTGAATAGCAATTACTCTCCTGCTTATGCCTTACTTGCAAAGATTTATGCAGACCAAAACGATAATGCAAAAGCAGCTCAACTCTATGATATTGCAGCACGTTATGAAAAAGAAAAGGAGAAAAAGCAGTTTTATCGCTTCTTTGTCATCAAAGAAAATTTAGCCAAAAAAAATTGGGCAACAGCTTATGAAAAAATTAAAGTAACCAAAACTGAATTTCCTGAAAACCTAGAGCTTTATTACTTAGAATCTCAAGTAGCCAATAATTTAGGACAATATAGAGAGTCCATTAAATCTATTGAGACAATTGAATCCAAAATTGCTACTATGCACCCTAGCGAAAATGCTCGTTATTATTATCAAAAAGGATATGCCTATTATCATTTAGATAATTTTGAAGAAGCTTTCAAGACGTGGTCAAAGGCAAAATATGGTAACTTCAAAAATAAGATTGAAGAGTTTTCTCCTGCTCGTTATGCCTATCTAGCAGAAGCTTATGTAGAGGTTCGTCAGTTTAATGAAGCACAGGCTTATGCACAACAAGCTTTAAAAATAGACCCTAATAACGCAAGTGCTTATTTTACACTTGCTAACCTACAAGACAGCAAAGCAACAGCAAATGTAGATAAAACATTAGAACTATATTATAATGCAGCTAAGTTTGAAAAAGATTTGAAACGTAGTACACAGATTTATGAGCAGATAGCACGACTAGAACTCTCTAAAGATAATTATGATAATGCACTAAAAGCATCACAAAATGGCTTAACATTTAATTCAGCAAACAAAAACTTACTTTATCTGAATGGACTTACTCTTTTTCATCTTCATAAGCATCAAGAAGCTGCAGAAGCACTTCAAAAAGCACTCGCTCAAATGAGAGACCCTATCGAACATTCTCGTTGCATGTTTCTATTAGGATTAGTTTATCGCAATGGTAATAAATTGGATATTGCCCTTAGAGCATTTGCTAATGTAAAGGCACAACCTTTTAAGATTGCAGCTACTAATGAAGTCAAATTAATACAACAAGCTACTGAAGGCGAAGAAGAACTATAA
- a CDS encoding DUF1573 domain-containing protein has translation MYKIHFTLQGVFSSSLFSKFFLLFFFSFVFSFTSIPSFAQNSTLDFEESEFDFGKVEFQDTLTHRFYFTNNTENEIKILDISTDCACSFSNETTKMAIQKEERSFVEVVFLPYSYGSFAKVFTIKTDKAGTQTLMLKGELQPVLNKNRDFKYTVEKTPEIRTRTKYLHFGNVLNKVPMTKKFEFYNSSKEDVVFTGKMEMPNHLQVRFDSTHILKAGETSAIYVIYDPLLKNDFGYLEDIITLFGEQNKKTIKLDFKVTANVEEYFPALNIEMLEAYPELKVEDDYINLGSHYLKNLNGKDSLEATFVLKNESNMPLKVHRIIEGYGCKLITEKSEWNQISPHSNAIVKVIFQTPEDRGTYVRSLTVICNDPRKPIRTMKIKAILR, from the coding sequence ATGTACAAAATCCACTTTACGTTACAAGGAGTATTTTCATCTTCTCTATTTTCTAAATTTTTTCTGTTATTTTTCTTCAGTTTTGTTTTTTCATTTACTTCAATACCAAGTTTTGCTCAAAACTCTACCTTAGATTTTGAAGAATCAGAGTTTGACTTTGGAAAAGTAGAATTTCAAGATACACTTACACATCGTTTTTATTTTACAAACAACACAGAAAATGAAATTAAAATACTAGATATTTCAACAGATTGTGCTTGTAGTTTTTCAAATGAAACCACAAAAATGGCTATACAGAAAGAGGAGCGTAGCTTTGTAGAAGTAGTTTTTTTGCCTTATAGTTATGGAAGTTTTGCCAAAGTGTTTACCATCAAAACAGATAAAGCAGGAACGCAAACACTAATGCTAAAGGGAGAATTACAACCCGTTTTGAATAAAAATAGAGATTTTAAATATACAGTAGAAAAAACACCAGAAATACGTACACGAACTAAGTATTTACATTTTGGAAATGTATTGAATAAAGTTCCTATGACTAAGAAGTTTGAGTTTTATAATTCAAGTAAAGAAGATGTTGTTTTTACAGGAAAGATGGAAATGCCAAACCATCTACAAGTGCGCTTTGATTCTACTCATATCCTGAAAGCTGGAGAAACAAGTGCTATTTATGTTATCTATGACCCACTTTTAAAAAATGATTTTGGTTACTTAGAAGACATAATAACTCTTTTTGGAGAACAAAATAAAAAAACTATAAAATTAGATTTTAAAGTAACAGCTAATGTAGAAGAGTATTTTCCAGCTTTAAATATCGAAATGTTAGAGGCTTACCCAGAACTCAAAGTTGAAGATGATTATATCAACTTGGGAAGTCACTATCTCAAAAACTTAAATGGCAAAGATTCTTTAGAAGCTACCTTTGTACTAAAAAATGAAAGTAATATGCCTTTAAAAGTGCATAGAATAATAGAAGGGTATGGCTGCAAACTAATTACAGAAAAATCAGAATGGAATCAGATTTCGCCACATAGCAATGCGATTGTAAAAGTAATTTTTCAAACGCCAGAAGATAGAGGGACATATGTTCGTTCGCTAACTGTAATTTGTAATGACCCTAGAAAACCTATCAGAACGATGAAAATAAAAGCTATTTTGAGATAA
- a CDS encoding NUDIX hydrolase, with translation MNKQPILDLLQDYQTSFSEEIEFQKQMIDFLEQNNDFALRSNLTGQLTGSAWIVNKNRTKVLLIHHKKIGKWLQIGGHIEETDKTIEETILREVREESGLKDLKLLSSHIYDVDIHTIAQKKEIAEHLHFDVRMIVEADENETLTPQDEEILAIKWCSKNEVLNLAEATHSINLSMKRMIDKMKHFTI, from the coding sequence ATGAATAAACAACCTATTTTAGATTTATTGCAAGATTATCAAACTTCATTTTCAGAAGAAATAGAATTTCAAAAACAAATGATTGATTTTTTAGAGCAAAACAATGATTTTGCTTTGCGTTCTAATCTAACTGGACAGCTTACAGGTTCGGCTTGGATAGTCAATAAAAATCGTACGAAAGTGCTTCTTATTCATCATAAAAAAATAGGTAAATGGCTACAAATCGGTGGACACATAGAAGAAACTGACAAAACAATTGAAGAAACTATTCTGAGAGAAGTAAGAGAAGAAAGTGGTCTTAAAGATTTAAAGCTACTTTCTTCTCATATTTATGATGTTGATATTCACACTATTGCTCAAAAAAAAGAAATCGCAGAGCATTTGCATTTTGATGTTCGTATGATTGTAGAAGCTGATGAAAATGAAACATTAACTCCTCAAGATGAAGAGATTTTGGCTATAAAATGGTGTTCTAAAAATGAAGTTCTAAATTTGGCAGAAGCAACTCATTCTATTAATCTATCTATGAAAAGAATGATTGATAAAATGAAGCATTTTACTATTTAA
- the smpB gene encoding SsrA-binding protein SmpB, with product MSGKKKEIQKSVSIRNRKASHEYHFIDIYQAGVVLQGTEIKSIRMGKVTISDAFCLFIGNELFLRNLHISQYDKGNIHNHEEKADRKLLLKRKELKKLQYDAQDVGLTIIPTKVYVNARGLAKIEVVLAKGKKLYDKRQDLKAKDAKREIERF from the coding sequence ATGTCAGGCAAGAAAAAAGAAATACAAAAGTCAGTTAGTATCAGAAATCGTAAGGCTTCTCACGAATATCATTTTATTGATATTTATCAAGCAGGAGTTGTCTTACAAGGAACTGAAATCAAATCTATTCGAATGGGAAAAGTTACGATAAGTGATGCCTTCTGTTTGTTTATTGGAAATGAATTATTTCTTCGTAACCTTCATATTTCACAATATGATAAGGGAAATATCCATAATCACGAGGAAAAAGCAGATAGAAAGTTACTTTTGAAACGAAAAGAACTCAAAAAACTTCAATACGATGCTCAAGATGTAGGTCTGACAATCATTCCAACAAAGGTATATGTCAATGCTAGAGGACTTGCAAAAATAGAGGTCGTACTTGCAAAAGGTAAAAAGCTATATGATAAACGCCAAGACTTGAAAGCCAAAGATGCAAAAAGAGAAATCGAACGCTTCTAA
- a CDS encoding DUF2256 domain-containing protein, translating to MSKHIKKSDLPQKICIVCQKPFTWRKKWEKVWDEVKYCSERCRRNK from the coding sequence ATGAGTAAACACATCAAAAAATCAGATTTACCTCAAAAAATATGTATTGTTTGTCAAAAGCCTTTTACGTGGCGCAAAAAATGGGAAAAAGTGTGGGACGAAGTAAAATATTGTAGTGAAAGATGTCGGCGCAATAAATAA
- a CDS encoding dienelactone hydrolase family protein codes for MMLSKNYFFLSLIAVFTGIGSYFLVFNNSDSEFENKACCAVDEFAKFTADKEFVNKHPNPIAFDFTPAYGEMSEVAVEGGDAANVFMVKSKKATGKYLFVFHEWWGMNDYVKKEAEKYYKDFGCKVNVIAIDLYDGKVATEREDAQKYMQGMDNERATAIIEAVTKHAKEKAMEDASQPLQIATIGWCFGGGWSLQGSIIANDYTKATVMYYGMPEKDMERIKTIKSPVLGIYANKDKWITPKVMKEFEKSMKETGKTITILGYEADHAFANPSSPAYNETTAKEARKKTIKFLKKNWY; via the coding sequence ATGATGCTTTCAAAAAACTATTTTTTTTTATCACTTATTGCTGTCTTTACAGGAATAGGTTCTTACTTTTTAGTATTTAACAACTCTGATTCAGAATTTGAAAATAAAGCGTGTTGTGCCGTTGATGAGTTTGCCAAATTTACGGCAGATAAAGAATTTGTAAATAAACATCCCAATCCGATTGCCTTTGATTTTACTCCTGCCTATGGAGAAATGTCCGAAGTAGCCGTAGAAGGTGGCGATGCTGCGAATGTTTTTATGGTAAAATCTAAAAAAGCAACAGGAAAATATTTATTTGTTTTTCACGAATGGTGGGGAATGAATGACTATGTAAAAAAAGAAGCTGAAAAATACTACAAAGATTTTGGCTGTAAAGTAAACGTAATTGCTATTGATTTGTATGATGGCAAAGTGGCAACAGAAAGAGAAGATGCTCAAAAATATATGCAAGGAATGGACAATGAACGTGCTACTGCAATCATTGAAGCTGTAACCAAACATGCGAAAGAAAAGGCTATGGAAGATGCTAGTCAGCCTTTACAAATTGCTACAATTGGTTGGTGTTTTGGTGGTGGTTGGTCATTGCAAGGTTCTATTATTGCAAATGACTATACCAAAGCAACGGTTATGTATTATGGAATGCCTGAAAAAGATATGGAAAGAATCAAGACAATCAAATCTCCTGTTTTGGGAATCTATGCCAACAAAGACAAGTGGATTACGCCAAAAGTAATGAAAGAATTTGAAAAATCAATGAAAGAAACTGGTAAAACGATTACTATTTTAGGATATGAAGCTGACCACGCTTTTGCAAACCCAAGTTCTCCAGCTTACAACGAAACGACAGCTAAAGAAGCTCGTAAAAAAACAATTAAATTTTTGAAAAAGAATTGGTATTAA
- a CDS encoding outer membrane beta-barrel protein — MNNFGANNRKQLDGKFEEQFKNKFENAQFAPPAHLWEQIDAALDAKPWYKRPLFYWTSGLVAALLLVVMFWFTLVYDNTNTPSNNDIANSDKNKIETIQNGINNRENNTESNPIQKDNSVATSDTENLNSNSSTSINSDKNITDSNSIDNNSTTNTDNNSDVAISVVVNNKPKKDKTQKDKNTDLQTDSNSDKTITETNTDLALVDVKEIDWSKYVPVGNPYFEQEDVFIKIDSTGEAIANNQNSKNPTEDSKKSSGIALTFGINHTQGVYRPSFRTDSLHSGLTVIEAYSSNLADTLTQTAISGTYQQTGFDVALAFGKNKRWSLNTGLGMGKATYSFGSTNYVRLDVDLTDTLNLREFPNNQVEVNYEWIQVPIAIGYQFGESRAKKFSGFAQLGTAIEFLSNSSYTSADPDFTYAMGTHRNTNTQVWTQVGINYHITNRLMIWGGGTYKSSLSSLINENGVTFSSQAYGWQVGTRFTIFNSGK; from the coding sequence ATGAACAACTTCGGAGCTAACAACCGAAAGCAGTTGGATGGAAAGTTTGAAGAGCAGTTTAAGAATAAATTCGAAAATGCTCAATTTGCGCCACCTGCCCACTTATGGGAACAAATAGATGCAGCTTTAGATGCAAAGCCTTGGTACAAACGTCCTTTATTCTACTGGACTTCTGGACTAGTGGCAGCTCTTCTTCTGGTGGTTATGTTTTGGTTTACGTTGGTTTATGACAACACAAATACTCCTTCAAACAACGATATTGCAAATTCAGATAAAAATAAAATTGAAACTATTCAAAATGGCATAAATAATAGAGAAAACAATACAGAATCAAATCCAATTCAAAAAGATAATTCAGTAGCTACTTCTGATACAGAGAATCTCAATTCAAATTCTTCTACTTCAATTAATTCTGATAAAAATATTACTGACTCAAATTCAATAGATAATAACTCTACAACGAATACAGATAATAATTCTGATGTAGCAATTTCTGTTGTTGTAAATAATAAGCCTAAAAAAGACAAAACCCAAAAAGATAAAAATACAGATTTACAGACTGATAGTAATTCTGATAAAACAATTACAGAAACAAACACAGATTTAGCCTTAGTTGATGTCAAAGAAATTGACTGGTCAAAATATGTACCTGTTGGAAATCCTTATTTTGAACAAGAAGACGTTTTTATAAAGATAGACAGCACAGGCGAAGCTATTGCGAATAACCAGAACAGCAAAAACCCAACAGAAGATTCAAAAAAATCATCTGGAATAGCTCTTACTTTTGGTATCAATCATACACAAGGAGTTTATAGACCAAGCTTCAGAACTGATTCTCTTCATTCTGGTCTTACGGTTATTGAAGCTTATAGCTCAAACCTTGCTGACACACTTACACAAACAGCTATTAGTGGAACATATCAACAAACAGGTTTTGATGTCGCTTTAGCATTTGGTAAAAACAAACGTTGGAGCTTGAATACTGGCTTAGGAATGGGAAAGGCTACTTATTCTTTTGGTTCTACAAATTATGTTCGTCTTGATGTAGATTTGACTGATACATTGAACTTGAGAGAATTTCCCAATAATCAAGTGGAAGTAAATTATGAATGGATACAAGTTCCGATAGCTATTGGTTATCAGTTTGGAGAAAGCAGAGCTAAAAAATTTAGTGGTTTTGCACAACTCGGAACAGCCATAGAGTTTTTGAGTAATTCTTCTTACACAAGTGCTGATCCTGACTTTACGTATGCAATGGGAACTCATAGAAACACAAATACGCAAGTTTGGACACAAGTAGGAATCAATTACCACATTACCAATCGCCTTATGATTTGGGGGGGAGGAACATACAAATCTTCTCTTTCTTCATTGATTAATGAAAATGGAGTAACTTTTTCTTCACAAGCGTATGGTTGGCAAGTAGGAACTCGCTTTACGATTTTTAATAGTGGTAAATAA
- a CDS encoding RNA polymerase sigma factor, with amino-acid sequence MSKIYEHNGSQSIEKVEYQTNQEEEIDTDNANQETRVAYIPSSEETQLINDCIKGKRQAQRTLYEQFAPKMYAIAMRYAKTTLEADDILQESFINVFKHVESFEQDCPIEFWIRRIVINQALKSGRNKYDKAFKEEVTDINYNSEENIVLDQFDLEELLQVIRRLPDGFQQIFNLYAIEGYKHKEIAELLEISVGTSKSQYARARAQLQEMLLKEDESYEQLRS; translated from the coding sequence ATGTCAAAAATTTATGAACATAACGGAAGTCAATCCATTGAAAAAGTTGAGTACCAAACCAATCAAGAAGAAGAAATAGATACAGATAATGCGAACCAAGAAACTCGTGTTGCTTACATTCCTTCTTCTGAAGAAACTCAACTCATCAATGATTGCATCAAAGGCAAACGTCAGGCGCAACGTACTTTGTACGAACAATTTGCACCAAAGATGTATGCTATCGCAATGCGTTATGCAAAGACTACTTTAGAAGCAGATGATATTTTGCAAGAATCTTTTATTAATGTTTTTAAACATGTTGAAAGTTTTGAGCAGGATTGTCCGATAGAGTTTTGGATTCGCAGGATTGTTATCAATCAAGCACTCAAGTCAGGAAGAAACAAATATGATAAAGCCTTCAAAGAAGAAGTAACGGATATAAACTATAATTCAGAAGAAAATATAGTTTTAGACCAATTTGACTTAGAGGAACTTTTACAAGTTATTCGTAGACTGCCTGATGGTTTTCAGCAAATCTTTAATTTGTATGCCATTGAAGGATACAAACACAAAGAAATTGCCGAGCTATTAGAAATCAGCGTAGGAACATCGAAATCACAGTATGCACGAGCAAGAGCACAACTACAAGAAATGCTCTTGAAAGAAGATGAAAGTTATGAACAACTTCGGAGCTAA